A section of the Calditrichota bacterium genome encodes:
- the ruvB gene encoding Holliday junction branch migration DNA helicase RuvB produces MAVERHAVDRATNPGRLDGELEFDTALRPTSFDEFVGQKKLVDNLKVFIQAAKQRGEPLDHCLFYGPPGLGKTTLANIIAHEMGVNIRCTSGPALERPLDLVGLLSRLEERDVLFIDEVHRLSRVVEEYLYPALEEFQVDIIIDKGPNARSVRLKLPPFTMIGATTRAGSLTSPLRSRFGVTNRLDYYKPEELFQIIKRSARILDIGLDEEAGLEIARRSRGTPRVANRLLRRVRDFAQVEGLSRITLPVTLDALRRLEVDELGLDEMDKRIVCTVIEKFKGGPVGLNTLAVAVGEDGETIEEVYEPYLVQEGFIDRTARGRTATERAFAHFGFKRPQRKQESLF; encoded by the coding sequence ATGGCGGTTGAGCGACACGCAGTCGATAGAGCAACGAATCCGGGCCGCCTCGATGGCGAGCTCGAGTTCGATACCGCTCTCCGTCCCACCTCTTTCGACGAGTTCGTCGGGCAGAAAAAGCTGGTGGACAACCTGAAGGTCTTTATCCAGGCTGCCAAGCAGCGCGGCGAACCGCTCGACCATTGCCTCTTTTATGGCCCCCCTGGCTTGGGCAAGACAACCCTGGCCAATATCATCGCCCACGAAATGGGAGTCAACATTCGCTGCACCTCTGGACCCGCCTTGGAGAGGCCTTTGGATCTGGTGGGCTTGTTGAGCAGGTTGGAGGAACGCGACGTCCTGTTCATCGACGAGGTGCACCGCCTCAGCCGCGTGGTGGAGGAGTACCTCTACCCGGCGCTGGAAGAGTTCCAGGTGGACATTATCATCGACAAGGGGCCGAACGCCCGTTCCGTGCGCCTGAAACTGCCGCCTTTCACCATGATCGGTGCGACCACGCGCGCCGGCTCACTGACCTCTCCGCTCCGCTCGCGCTTCGGCGTGACGAACCGTTTGGACTACTACAAGCCGGAAGAGCTCTTTCAAATCATCAAACGTTCGGCACGCATCTTGGACATCGGCCTCGACGAGGAGGCGGGACTGGAAATCGCCAGGCGCTCGCGGGGAACGCCGCGCGTAGCCAACCGCCTGCTGCGCCGCGTACGCGACTTTGCGCAGGTTGAGGGCCTGTCGCGCATCACCTTGCCGGTGACCCTGGATGCCCTCCGTCGCCTGGAAGTTGACGAGCTGGGTCTCGATGAAATGGACAAGCGCATCGTCTGCACCGTCATCGAGAAGTTCAAAGGAGGACCTGTGGGGCTCAACACCTTGGCAGTGGCAGTTGGCGAAGACGGCGAGACCATCGAGGAAGTCTACGAACCCTACCTGGTGCAGGAAGGATTCATCGACCGCACCGCCCGCGGCAGGACGGCCACGGAGCGCGCCTTTGCCCACTTTGGCTTTAAGCGACCTCAGCGAAAGCAGGAAAGCCTGTTCTAA
- the ruvA gene encoding Holliday junction branch migration protein RuvA — translation MIAYLKGTLVHKTPTRAIVEVAGVGFDVAIPLSSFEALGAPGAEVRLLTYLHVREDALELFGFATAEEREMFTRLLSVTGIGPRLAHNILCGSTVHDLRQHIARGDTEALAAVRGIGKKLAQRLVMDLQERFAVETETVGSIPGAKGKVAPEVVEDALLALISLGHTRDAAQKTLQAVLAQVGPQEVLTAEELVKRALRNV, via the coding sequence ATGATTGCCTACCTCAAGGGTACGTTAGTCCACAAAACCCCCACGCGCGCCATTGTCGAAGTGGCAGGCGTCGGATTCGATGTTGCCATCCCTCTTTCCAGCTTCGAAGCTTTGGGAGCCCCTGGGGCCGAAGTCCGGCTTCTTACCTATTTGCACGTCCGCGAAGATGCTCTGGAACTCTTTGGCTTTGCCACCGCCGAGGAGCGGGAGATGTTCACCCGTCTGCTTTCGGTGACAGGCATCGGTCCCCGGCTGGCGCACAACATCCTCTGTGGGAGCACGGTGCACGACTTGCGCCAGCACATAGCCAGGGGGGATACAGAGGCCCTTGCCGCAGTGCGGGGCATCGGCAAGAAGCTGGCGCAGCGGCTGGTGATGGATCTCCAAGAACGCTTCGCTGTGGAGACGGAGACGGTGGGCAGCATTCCCGGCGCCAAGGGCAAGGTAGCGCCCGAAGTGGTGGAAGATGCCCTTCTGGCGCTCATCTCGTTGGGTCATACCCGTGACGCTGCCCAGAAGACCCTGCAGGCTGTACTCGCGCAAGTTGGGCCCCAAGAGGTGCTCACGGCCGAAGAGCTCGTCAAGCGCGCTTTGCGCAACGTATGA
- the ruvC gene encoding crossover junction endodeoxyribonuclease RuvC: MYVLGVDPGVARTGYGVVAADGQRFSAGGYGSIVTAAHLPLAKRLRTIYDELGALLEACPVEGVAIEELFLAKNPRMALSVGHARGVVLLLAEQHGLPVFEYAVTEVKRAVVGNGVASKEQVRYMVSKLLGLQEAPRVYDAADALAVALCHAQRWALKPR; encoded by the coding sequence GTGTACGTGTTAGGCGTTGACCCTGGAGTAGCGCGCACCGGCTACGGCGTGGTTGCCGCAGACGGACAGCGCTTCAGTGCAGGCGGCTACGGCAGCATCGTTACGGCAGCTCACCTCCCACTTGCCAAGCGGCTGCGGACCATTTATGATGAACTAGGCGCCCTACTTGAGGCTTGTCCTGTCGAGGGGGTGGCGATTGAGGAGCTCTTCTTAGCGAAGAACCCACGCATGGCGCTCAGCGTGGGACACGCGCGCGGCGTCGTGCTTCTTCTGGCCGAACAACATGGGCTCCCGGTGTTCGAGTACGCGGTCACCGAGGTGAAGCGGGCGGTGGTTGGCAACGGAGTGGCCTCCAAGGAGCAGGTGCGGTACATGGTAAGCAAGCTTCTCGGCCTGCAAGAAGCACCGCGCGTCTACGATGCGGCAGACGCGCTGGCGGTGGCCCTGTGCCACGCCCAACGCTGGGCCCTGAAGCCGAGGTGA
- a CDS encoding YebC/PmpR family DNA-binding transcriptional regulator yields the protein MSGHSKWHSIKHKKAKVDAERGRLFTRLIREITTAARIGGGDENANPRLRAAVAAAKAANMPAANIEKAIKKGTGELPGVVYEEAVYEGYGPGGAAIMVETLTDNKNRTVAEIRHLFSKYNGNLGENGCVAWMFEKKGVITVKPSGKSEDDLLAIALEAGAEDLRNQGGTYEITTSPAEFENVKRALLAKDLEIERAELTMYPKSTVKVEGKNAETLLKLMDALEEQEDVQNLYSNFDIDDKVLEELEQG from the coding sequence ATGTCCGGACATTCCAAGTGGCATAGCATAAAGCACAAGAAGGCCAAAGTTGACGCTGAGCGCGGTCGGCTTTTCACGCGCCTGATCCGCGAAATCACCACTGCCGCACGCATCGGCGGTGGCGATGAGAATGCCAACCCCCGCTTGCGTGCCGCGGTTGCTGCCGCCAAGGCGGCCAACATGCCAGCGGCCAATATCGAAAAGGCCATTAAGAAGGGTACCGGTGAGCTGCCCGGCGTCGTCTACGAAGAAGCGGTCTACGAGGGCTACGGGCCGGGTGGGGCAGCTATCATGGTGGAGACGCTCACTGACAACAAGAACCGCACCGTTGCCGAGATCAGGCACCTGTTCAGCAAGTACAACGGCAACCTCGGCGAGAACGGCTGCGTGGCCTGGATGTTCGAGAAGAAGGGTGTGATCACGGTCAAGCCCTCGGGCAAGTCGGAAGACGACCTTTTGGCCATTGCCTTGGAGGCAGGAGCCGAAGACTTGCGCAACCAGGGAGGGACCTACGAAATCACCACCTCGCCGGCCGAATTCGAAAACGTCAAGCGTGCGCTCCTCGCCAAGGATCTCGAGATAGAGAGGGCAGAACTCACCATGTACCCCAAGAGCACGGTGAAGGTGGAAGGCAAGAACGCCGAAACCCTTCTCAAGCTGATGGATGCCCTCGAGGAGCAAGAAGACGTGCAAAACCTCTACTCCAACTTTGACATCGACGACAAGGTCCTGGAGGAGTTGGAGCAGGGTTAA
- a CDS encoding SPOR domain-containing protein gives MMGRIALWTFGGWMGLTALVVGCATTSRQAESAASPKKVSGVVEDWDPASLKESEPAIPVPEGAARSGGGVVAQTEPTGAEAGAQPSLLPGYRVQIISTPFEEVAREVRKEALLKFEEPVYMVFDAPYYKVRVGDCLSRFEAEELQQKAIEKGFGQAWVVRTMVAPGGAPPQP, from the coding sequence ATGATGGGTAGGATAGCTTTGTGGACGTTTGGCGGATGGATGGGCCTGACCGCCCTGGTGGTGGGTTGTGCCACTACGTCGCGGCAGGCCGAGAGCGCTGCTTCTCCAAAAAAGGTGAGCGGGGTAGTGGAAGACTGGGACCCGGCGAGTCTCAAGGAAAGCGAGCCGGCAATTCCGGTGCCGGAGGGGGCAGCTCGATCCGGCGGCGGTGTGGTAGCGCAGACAGAGCCGACGGGCGCAGAGGCAGGGGCGCAGCCGTCCTTGCTTCCGGGTTATCGGGTGCAGATCATCTCCACGCCCTTCGAGGAAGTAGCGCGGGAGGTGCGCAAGGAAGCCTTGCTGAAGTTCGAAGAGCCGGTGTACATGGTCTTCGATGCACCCTACTACAAGGTGCGCGTGGGCGATTGCCTCTCGCGTTTCGAGGCAGAGGAGCTCCAGCAAAAGGCTATTGAGAAAGGATTTGGCCAGGCGTGGGTGGTACGCACCATGGTCGCGCCGGGGGGTGCGCCGCCGCAGCCGTAA
- a CDS encoding T9SS type A sorting domain-containing protein yields MGAGYSWSRMWRQGAMVLLLAGPLLAADLQRPYDPVVLLGRHLPVLVGAPVTNVRVYSYRADSDQWLPIPFQIDERDNLSTYFAPTYNGVLDSLDELVFMASDAGDLCPEDAWVADAEARANNRYVVTVADTLDGLRQGYVYVYLSSTLPTSSSQYMGYNQATDLVTGVSYTIQNGVKGFPDYLAINAAAGGDGLDFLDRQKFRLQVNVYGLNIEPFTEDHPWISLRRVDARAGAVRVIRSQVILFSGSVMGVSFTDSLKLTTIYYPYLSYMATGERSLVTIPNVSLRMLRFSYDLNSRAYGMIFYNPYNQAGNRINAVEAAGFKDNLLWPGTNWYLIVADPGYPGRVLTKASVLGVVALGGNPISDRYRLFFRDTASPESPNTGEDGSYGETGIILEDNDTMVGTLNLTYWSYYFPFNLTYEQAEQLGRQASAALQAWGTPEVYDLVPPARIADLGVVDVQQQSVTLSLTAPGDDGWSGGPATSYEVRYSTQPVGADTAAWWEAAVAFPAPPQPGPPGQAQAIVIAGLQEGTTYYFVAVALDNVGNRSAYSNVATATTLPAPDTVPPARIVDLAAVGVQQQSVTLGLTAPGDDGWSGGPATTYEVRYSTEPVGADTAAWWATATVFSAPPLPAQPGEQQTITVTGLQENTTYFFVVVAVDEVGNRSAYSNVAEATTLPVPDEVPPARIADLAIEQVQDDYVTLSLTAPGDDGWLGGAASAYEVRYSTQPVGADTAGWWEAATVFSSPPQPVQPGLGQTITVTGLAKNTTYYFVVVALDDRGNRSPYSNVASATTLPVELASFEAHPGEGQVVLQWTTKSESNNYGFEVQRSEANGREWSVLGFVRGAGTTTRPRSYQFVDQKVLARTYSYRLKQLDNDGRFEYSPVVVVTVEPPSVSSLAGNYPNPFNPGTEISYRIAKPADGEQVHVRLTIYNMLGQEIATLVDGPQSPGWYVVAWDGRDALGRAAGSGLYICRLQAGAFAASMKMLKMQ; encoded by the coding sequence ATGGGTGCAGGGTACAGTTGGAGCCGAATGTGGCGTCAGGGGGCGATGGTCCTGCTGCTTGCTGGGCCACTTCTGGCCGCAGACCTGCAGCGGCCGTACGACCCCGTGGTGCTGCTGGGACGTCATCTGCCGGTGCTTGTCGGTGCGCCGGTGACGAACGTGAGGGTCTATTCCTATCGCGCGGACAGCGACCAGTGGCTCCCCATCCCGTTCCAGATTGACGAGCGGGACAACCTCTCCACCTACTTCGCCCCCACGTACAACGGGGTGCTCGATTCCCTCGATGAGTTGGTCTTCATGGCGTCCGATGCTGGAGACCTCTGCCCCGAGGATGCCTGGGTGGCGGATGCAGAGGCGCGGGCCAATAATCGCTATGTCGTCACCGTGGCCGACACGCTCGATGGGCTGAGGCAGGGGTATGTGTACGTCTACCTCTCATCCACTCTCCCCACCTCGTCCTCTCAGTACATGGGGTACAATCAGGCCACGGACCTGGTCACCGGTGTCAGCTACACGATCCAGAACGGAGTGAAAGGGTTTCCCGACTATTTGGCCATCAATGCCGCTGCTGGCGGAGATGGCCTCGACTTCTTGGACCGGCAGAAATTCCGCCTGCAGGTGAATGTGTACGGCCTGAACATCGAGCCGTTCACCGAAGACCACCCGTGGATCAGTCTGCGCCGAGTCGATGCTCGCGCCGGCGCGGTGCGCGTGATCCGCTCCCAGGTGATTCTGTTCAGTGGGTCGGTGATGGGCGTATCGTTCACCGACAGCCTCAAGCTGACGACCATCTACTACCCGTACCTCTCCTACATGGCCACTGGCGAGCGCTCACTTGTGACCATACCGAATGTGAGCTTGCGCATGCTCCGCTTCTCCTACGACCTCAATTCCCGTGCCTATGGGATGATTTTCTACAACCCCTACAACCAGGCCGGCAATCGCATCAATGCGGTCGAGGCGGCAGGGTTCAAGGATAACCTACTGTGGCCGGGGACCAACTGGTACCTCATCGTGGCCGATCCGGGTTATCCGGGCAGGGTGCTCACGAAGGCCTCGGTGCTGGGCGTGGTGGCATTGGGCGGGAACCCGATTAGCGACCGCTATCGGCTCTTCTTCCGCGATACCGCCTCACCTGAATCGCCGAACACCGGCGAGGACGGTTCCTATGGAGAGACGGGGATTATCTTGGAAGACAACGACACGATGGTGGGTACCCTGAACTTGACTTACTGGTCGTACTACTTCCCGTTCAACCTCACTTATGAGCAGGCAGAGCAACTGGGCAGACAAGCGAGCGCAGCGCTGCAGGCATGGGGAACCCCTGAGGTCTACGACCTTGTCCCACCTGCGCGCATCGCCGACCTGGGAGTGGTTGATGTCCAGCAACAATCGGTGACGCTCAGCCTAACCGCTCCTGGGGATGATGGATGGTCCGGGGGACCGGCCACAAGTTACGAGGTTCGCTACTCCACGCAACCGGTCGGGGCAGACACGGCTGCTTGGTGGGAGGCAGCTGTGGCTTTTCCTGCTCCACCGCAGCCCGGGCCGCCAGGGCAGGCCCAAGCCATCGTCATCGCCGGCTTGCAGGAAGGCACGACCTACTACTTCGTTGCCGTGGCGCTTGATAATGTGGGCAACCGGTCTGCCTACTCAAACGTGGCCACCGCCACGACACTGCCGGCTCCAGACACAGTGCCCCCTGCGCGGATCGTTGACCTCGCAGCCGTAGGGGTCCAGCAGCAGTCTGTGACGCTTGGCCTGACTGCACCGGGAGATGATGGCTGGTCTGGAGGTCCCGCAACAACCTACGAGGTTCGGTACTCCACCGAGCCGGTGGGAGCAGACACTGCGGCCTGGTGGGCGACGGCTACGGTTTTCTCGGCTCCACCACTGCCTGCCCAACCGGGTGAACAGCAGACCATCACCGTCACCGGTCTGCAGGAGAATACGACGTACTTTTTCGTGGTGGTGGCTGTCGACGAAGTTGGCAACCGCTCTGCCTATTCCAACGTTGCCGAGGCGACTACCCTGCCTGTTCCAGATGAAGTTCCCCCTGCGCGGATCGCCGACCTGGCGATTGAGCAGGTGCAAGATGACTACGTGACGTTGAGCCTCACCGCCCCGGGTGACGACGGGTGGCTCGGAGGCGCCGCATCGGCCTATGAGGTGCGCTACTCCACGCAGCCAGTGGGTGCAGACACCGCTGGGTGGTGGGAGGCCGCCACGGTCTTTTCCTCTCCGCCGCAGCCTGTGCAACCTGGCCTGGGCCAAACCATCACGGTGACTGGGCTGGCCAAGAACACGACCTACTACTTCGTGGTCGTGGCGCTGGACGATAGGGGCAATCGTTCGCCCTATTCGAACGTGGCCTCTGCTACCACGCTCCCTGTGGAGCTGGCGAGCTTTGAGGCCCACCCAGGCGAAGGGCAGGTGGTACTGCAGTGGACGACAAAGAGCGAGAGCAACAATTATGGCTTCGAGGTGCAGCGCAGCGAAGCAAACGGAAGGGAGTGGTCGGTCCTCGGTTTTGTGCGCGGTGCTGGTACCACGACAAGACCGCGGAGCTATCAGTTTGTCGATCAAAAGGTGTTGGCGCGCACCTACTCTTACAGGCTCAAGCAACTGGACAACGATGGGCGCTTCGAGTATTCGCCCGTAGTAGTGGTGACGGTAGAGCCGCCCAGCGTTTCTTCGCTGGCGGGCAACTATCCGAACCCCTTCAACCCGGGGACGGAGATTTCCTATCGCATAGCCAAGCCTGCCGATGGTGAACAGGTCCACGTGCGGCTGACCATTTACAACATGCTCGGTCAGGAGATCGCCACCTTGGTGGACGGCCCCCAGTCGCCGGGATGGTACGTTGTCGCCTGGGACGGTCGAGACGCACTGGGGCGCGCGGCTGGCTCCGGCCTGTACATTTGCCGGCTGCAGGCGGGGGCGTTTGCCGCGTCGATGAAAATGCTCAAGATGCAGTGA
- a CDS encoding STAS domain-containing protein: MAIKEQLQGDVAVLQVKGNLMGGPETVEVHEKVKELVGRGIKRVVLDLSKVKWVNSSGLGAIMGAMTTLRNAQGDIRLAGVAEKVQSLLMITKLVTIFETFPTVEQAVESFRK; this comes from the coding sequence ATGGCGATCAAGGAGCAGTTGCAGGGAGACGTTGCAGTCCTTCAGGTCAAAGGCAACTTGATGGGGGGTCCTGAGACGGTTGAGGTCCACGAGAAGGTCAAAGAGCTGGTGGGTAGGGGCATCAAGCGCGTGGTCCTCGATTTGTCCAAAGTGAAGTGGGTGAACAGTTCCGGCCTAGGTGCCATCATGGGTGCCATGACCACGCTGCGCAATGCACAGGGCGACATTCGTCTGGCGGGCGTGGCCGAAAAAGTGCAGAGCCTGCTCATGATTACCAAACTGGTCACCATCTTCGAGACATTCCCTACGGTTGAACAGGCGGTCGAAAGCTTTCGGAAGTAG
- a CDS encoding nucleotide excision repair endonuclease produces the protein MREKLYSYLRGRAGAVPSAHLVRDVLGIHGASSQVAERLIAAAVAGDTRFEHTAAGWQVKGRDLRQVLFLVAVGARETSQLAFKIVHDLSLAGGGLVARERPQSLPKVTWQGRVPSCIGRRGTLAELLRAVQGGCVVEFRGATALRSLNSLSVRAGFGDLECDAFSLQGLARGLFGQKLSSAERLAAALGLPLRLDDPLSLSALLAEELIVLLERCLEKGLRTLDEVVELAEPPVPPGHWSSLRFGPEFLQSLPPAPGVYLMLSQLGEVLYVGKARNVRRRVRSYFQASRAEEAKTSLLRQHVHDIRIVEVGSELEALLLEHRLIAEHDPPVNRQLEVHARPVRAQTRANRILLLPSAVPGAVELFFASRRGAFAQMRAQPPLDGEEVLGLLNRLYFSPEPRTPGELEQQLAEILFSWLDRNRDSVSWVEVDESRHAQDCLRLLKLHVDNFTPGTRQIFR, from the coding sequence ATGAGGGAGAAGCTGTACAGCTACCTACGGGGCAGAGCTGGGGCCGTGCCCTCGGCCCATTTGGTAAGGGACGTGCTGGGGATCCACGGCGCTTCCTCGCAGGTGGCGGAACGACTTATCGCTGCTGCCGTGGCGGGGGACACCCGCTTCGAGCACACCGCAGCCGGGTGGCAAGTGAAGGGCCGAGACCTGCGCCAGGTCCTCTTCCTGGTGGCTGTCGGAGCGCGCGAGACGAGTCAGCTGGCCTTCAAAATCGTGCACGATCTCAGTCTTGCCGGGGGAGGACTTGTCGCGCGCGAGCGGCCCCAGAGCCTTCCCAAGGTGACCTGGCAAGGAAGGGTTCCTTCGTGCATTGGCAGGAGGGGCACCCTGGCTGAGCTGCTTCGGGCGGTGCAAGGGGGCTGCGTTGTGGAGTTTAGGGGTGCCACGGCGCTTCGTTCGCTGAACAGCCTGAGCGTGCGCGCTGGCTTCGGGGACTTGGAATGCGATGCCTTCTCCCTCCAGGGCCTTGCGCGCGGACTTTTTGGGCAGAAGCTCAGCTCCGCGGAAAGGCTCGCCGCCGCGCTCGGCTTGCCTTTGCGACTCGATGACCCCCTGTCCCTGAGCGCGCTCTTGGCGGAGGAGCTTATCGTGCTCCTGGAGCGTTGCCTGGAGAAGGGTCTCCGTACCCTGGATGAGGTTGTGGAGCTTGCAGAGCCGCCTGTCCCGCCTGGGCATTGGTCCAGCTTGCGCTTCGGGCCTGAGTTTCTGCAGAGCCTGCCGCCGGCACCAGGTGTCTACCTCATGCTTTCCCAGCTCGGCGAGGTCCTGTACGTGGGCAAAGCCCGCAATGTACGCCGGAGAGTGCGCAGCTACTTCCAAGCCTCGCGCGCCGAGGAGGCAAAAACTTCCTTGTTGCGCCAGCACGTGCACGACATCCGCATCGTGGAGGTGGGCTCTGAGCTTGAGGCCCTCCTCTTGGAGCATCGTCTGATTGCGGAACACGATCCGCCAGTGAACCGGCAATTGGAGGTGCATGCCCGGCCAGTCCGGGCACAGACGCGGGCCAATCGCATCTTGCTCCTTCCGTCCGCGGTCCCGGGAGCTGTGGAGCTGTTCTTCGCCTCCCGCCGCGGGGCATTCGCGCAGATGCGGGCGCAACCCCCGCTCGACGGGGAGGAAGTGCTCGGTCTCTTGAACCGCCTCTACTTCTCGCCGGAGCCGAGAACGCCAGGGGAATTGGAGCAACAGCTTGCCGAAATCCTCTTTAGCTGGTTGGACCGAAACCGGGACAGCGTAAGCTGGGTGGAAGTGGATGAGTCGCGCCACGCACAGGACTGTCTGCGCCTCCTCAAACTTCACGTGGATAACTTCACGCCGGGCACCAGGCAGATCTTTCGCTGA
- a CDS encoding DUF4254 domain-containing protein, with protein MSSLEKTNTQRISALIEAEGVKELVELLDSWTTRWHQDSPKPPAQPDGFLELLQTLHVCNFSLWHEEDEARRPDVPDAVIVAHKRAIDRWNQRRNDTIEQLDGQLLARLECLGVRPHASAPQNSETPGSIVDRLSIASLKIYHMAEQARREDVGPGHRAACEARLVVLREQRDDLVACLERLLIELLAGEKRLKLYRQFKMYNDPALNPALYGAAKGCTKDPQRA; from the coding sequence ATGAGTTCTCTTGAGAAAACGAACACGCAAAGGATTTCCGCCCTTATCGAGGCGGAGGGCGTGAAGGAGTTGGTCGAGCTGCTGGACTCTTGGACGACCCGGTGGCACCAGGACTCCCCGAAGCCGCCTGCCCAGCCGGACGGGTTCCTCGAGCTGTTGCAGACTCTGCATGTCTGCAATTTCTCCCTCTGGCACGAGGAGGACGAGGCGCGCCGTCCGGATGTTCCCGATGCAGTGATCGTCGCGCACAAGAGGGCCATTGACCGGTGGAACCAGCGGAGGAACGACACCATCGAGCAGCTTGACGGCCAGTTGCTTGCGAGGTTGGAATGCCTGGGCGTTCGTCCGCATGCGAGTGCGCCGCAAAACTCAGAGACGCCGGGCAGCATCGTCGACCGGCTGTCCATCGCCTCGTTGAAGATCTATCACATGGCCGAACAGGCGCGCCGTGAAGACGTCGGTCCAGGACATCGTGCGGCCTGCGAAGCCCGCCTTGTGGTCCTCCGGGAGCAGCGGGATGACCTGGTTGCCTGCCTGGAGCGTCTGCTCATTGAGCTGCTGGCCGGAGAGAAGAGACTCAAGCTCTATCGGCAATTCAAGATGTACAACGACCCTGCGCTCAACCCGGCGCTCTACGGGGCAGCAAAGGGGTGCACGAAGGATCCCCAGAGGGCATGA